One part of the Streptomyces lydicus genome encodes these proteins:
- the hemW gene encoding radical SAM family heme chaperone HemW — MPSALPDGEPMPEDGALPRHALAGAAGRPLGFYLHVPYCATRCGYCDFNTYTASELRGSGGALASRDNYADTLVEEIRLARKVLGDDPRPVETVFVGGGTPTLLPAADLGRMLAAIRDEFGLAPDAEITTEANPESVDPRYLAELRAGGFNRVSFGMQSARQHVLKILDRTHTPGRPEACVAEARAAGFDHVNLDLIYGTPGETDDDWRASLDAALGAGPDHVSAYALIVEEGTQLARRIGRGEVPMTDDDVHADRYLIADERLAAAGFRWYEVSNWATTEAARCRHNELYWTGADWWGAGPGAHSHVGGVRWWNVKHPGAYAQALTEGRSPGAGRELLADEDRRVERILLELRLADGCPLDLLAPAGARAAERALADGLLEPAPYGEGRAVLTLRGRLLADAVVRDLVD, encoded by the coding sequence ATGCCTTCCGCACTGCCTGATGGTGAGCCGATGCCCGAGGACGGGGCGCTGCCCCGTCATGCGCTGGCGGGGGCGGCCGGGCGGCCCCTCGGCTTCTATCTGCACGTGCCGTACTGCGCGACCCGCTGCGGCTACTGCGACTTCAACACCTACACCGCGAGCGAGCTGCGCGGCTCCGGCGGGGCCCTGGCCTCGCGCGACAACTACGCCGACACCCTCGTCGAGGAGATCCGGCTGGCCCGCAAGGTCCTCGGCGACGACCCGCGCCCGGTGGAGACGGTCTTCGTGGGCGGGGGCACCCCGACCCTGCTGCCCGCCGCCGACCTGGGCCGCATGCTGGCGGCGATCCGCGACGAGTTCGGGCTCGCCCCGGACGCCGAGATCACGACCGAGGCCAACCCCGAGTCCGTCGACCCGCGCTACCTCGCCGAGCTGCGCGCGGGCGGCTTCAACCGGGTCTCCTTCGGCATGCAGAGCGCGCGGCAGCACGTCCTGAAGATCCTCGACCGCACGCACACCCCCGGACGCCCCGAGGCATGCGTCGCCGAGGCCCGCGCCGCCGGCTTCGACCACGTCAACCTCGACCTCATCTACGGCACCCCCGGCGAGACCGACGACGACTGGCGGGCGTCCCTGGACGCCGCCCTCGGGGCGGGCCCCGACCACGTCTCCGCGTATGCCCTGATCGTCGAGGAGGGCACCCAGCTGGCCCGCCGGATCGGCCGCGGCGAGGTCCCGATGACCGACGACGACGTGCACGCCGACCGCTACCTCATCGCCGACGAGCGCCTCGCCGCGGCGGGCTTCCGCTGGTACGAGGTCTCCAACTGGGCCACCACCGAGGCCGCCCGCTGCCGCCACAACGAGCTGTACTGGACCGGCGCCGACTGGTGGGGCGCCGGCCCCGGCGCGCACAGCCACGTCGGCGGCGTCCGCTGGTGGAACGTCAAGCACCCCGGCGCCTACGCCCAGGCCCTGACCGAGGGCCGCTCGCCGGGCGCCGGCCGGGAACTCCTCGCCGACGAGGACCGCCGCGTCGAGCGCATCCTCCTGGAACTCCGCCTCGCGGACGGCTGCCCGCTGGACCTGCTGGCCCCGGCGGGCGCGCGGGCGGCCGAGCGGGCGCTGGCGGACGGCCTGCTGGAGCCGGCGCCGTACGGGGAAGGGCGGGCCGTCCTGACCCTCCGCGGACGGCTGCTGGCCGACGCGGTGGTGCGGGATCTGGTGGACTGA
- a CDS encoding Uma2 family endonuclease, giving the protein MTAVDERRMTELFENLEVPEGIKIELLRGEIVMMAGPDLVHNLIIEEVLDQIPRRKWHRLQTQDIDILSETSEPQPDLVVLDRDATPDSGRLMPSAAVTMLVEVVSRTSVQRDYLLKRSIYAAGRVPVYLIIDPVMGQCVLLTEPAGSGDEADYAVQRITKFGDPVPLPLLDVDLATGEFGTLKGVRPHRLP; this is encoded by the coding sequence ATGACCGCTGTGGATGAACGCCGGATGACGGAGCTCTTCGAGAACCTGGAGGTTCCCGAGGGCATCAAGATTGAGCTCCTCCGGGGGGAAATCGTGATGATGGCGGGACCCGACCTGGTCCACAACCTGATCATTGAGGAGGTCTTGGACCAGATTCCGCGTCGGAAGTGGCATCGGCTCCAGACCCAGGACATCGACATTCTCAGCGAGACCAGCGAGCCCCAGCCTGATCTTGTGGTCCTGGACCGCGACGCCACGCCGGATTCCGGGCGGCTCATGCCGTCCGCGGCGGTCACCATGCTCGTCGAGGTCGTCTCCAGGACCAGCGTCCAGCGCGACTACCTGCTCAAGCGCTCGATCTATGCGGCGGGCCGGGTCCCGGTCTACCTGATCATCGATCCCGTCATGGGCCAGTGCGTCCTGCTCACCGAACCCGCCGGCAGTGGCGACGAGGCCGACTACGCGGTGCAGCGGATCACCAAGTTCGGTGACCCGGTGCCGCTGCCGCTCCTCGACGTCGATCTGGCCACCGGCGAGTTCGGCACCCTCAAGGGCGTCAGGCCGCATCGCCTGCCGTGA
- a CDS encoding DUF3097 domain-containing protein: MQSKRYSPDLTPPWKKQRPAPEVPADPDLVVEEVGTGFCGAVIRCEKTAEGPTVTLEDRFGKHRVFPMTPRGFLLEGKVVTLVRPQNRPAAHGPARTASGSLAVPGTRARVARAGRIYVEGRHDAELVERVWGDDLRIEGVVVEYLEGVDDLPAIVRGFSPGPDARLGVLVDHLVPGSKESRIAAEVTGADVLVVGHPYIDIWEAVKPSSVGIPAWPAVPRGQDWKTGVCRALGWPENTGAAWQRILSCVRSYKDLEPQLLGRVEELIDFVTAGDAA, from the coding sequence ATGCAGAGCAAGCGCTACAGCCCCGACCTCACCCCGCCGTGGAAGAAGCAGCGCCCCGCCCCCGAGGTGCCGGCCGACCCCGACCTGGTCGTCGAGGAGGTCGGCACCGGATTCTGCGGCGCGGTGATCCGCTGCGAGAAGACCGCCGAGGGCCCGACGGTCACCCTGGAGGACCGCTTCGGCAAGCACCGGGTCTTCCCCATGACCCCGCGCGGCTTCCTGCTGGAGGGCAAGGTCGTCACCCTGGTCCGCCCGCAGAACCGGCCCGCGGCGCACGGCCCGGCCCGCACGGCGTCGGGCTCACTCGCGGTCCCCGGCACCCGCGCCCGGGTAGCGCGCGCGGGGCGCATTTACGTGGAGGGCCGGCACGACGCCGAACTGGTCGAGCGGGTCTGGGGGGACGACCTGCGCATCGAGGGCGTCGTCGTGGAGTACCTGGAGGGCGTCGACGACCTCCCGGCGATCGTCCGCGGCTTCTCCCCCGGCCCGGACGCCCGCCTCGGCGTCCTCGTCGACCACCTGGTGCCCGGTTCGAAGGAGTCCCGGATCGCGGCCGAGGTGACCGGGGCGGACGTGCTCGTCGTCGGCCATCCGTACATCGACATCTGGGAAGCCGTGAAGCCGTCCTCGGTCGGCATTCCGGCGTGGCCCGCCGTCCCGCGCGGCCAGGACTGGAAGACGGGCGTGTGCCGCGCGCTGGGCTGGCCGGAGAACACGGGCGCGGCCTGGCAGCGGATCCTGTCCTGCGTGCGGTCCTACAAGGACCTGGAGCCGCAGCTGCTGGGGCGGGTGGAGGAGTTGATCGACTTCGTCACGGCAGGCGATGCGGCCTGA
- a CDS encoding MBL fold metallo-hydrolase: MRTAWEEAGWEQLGDGVARRRMAGWDETIGVIAGSAGVMIVDTGATLRDGADLRRTVRGVLGRDVTHVALTHPHFDHVLGTAAFAGVQVFGATGLGDLLRRSKDALRDDAVRHGVDPDAAAEAADLLVAPHHHVHGQLTVDLGDRQVLLANVGPGHTAHDLAVLAPGRHGGREIVFCGDLVEESGEPQAGRDALPQRWPAALDRLLALGGEDALYVPGHGAVVDAAFVRAQREALATRFGVAPAS, translated from the coding sequence ATGCGCACTGCTTGGGAAGAGGCCGGTTGGGAACAGCTCGGTGACGGTGTCGCCAGACGCCGGATGGCGGGCTGGGACGAGACGATCGGCGTGATCGCCGGGTCGGCCGGCGTGATGATCGTCGACACCGGGGCGACCCTGCGTGACGGCGCGGACCTGCGTCGGACGGTGCGCGGCGTGCTCGGCCGGGACGTGACGCATGTCGCGCTCACCCACCCGCATTTCGATCATGTGCTGGGCACCGCGGCGTTCGCCGGGGTCCAGGTGTTCGGCGCGACCGGCCTCGGCGATCTGCTGCGCCGCAGCAAGGACGCGCTGCGGGACGACGCGGTCCGGCACGGTGTCGACCCGGACGCCGCCGCCGAGGCCGCCGACCTGCTCGTCGCCCCGCACCACCACGTGCACGGCCAGCTGACCGTCGATCTCGGCGACCGGCAGGTGCTGCTGGCGAACGTCGGCCCCGGCCACACCGCCCACGACCTGGCGGTCCTGGCGCCCGGCCGGCACGGTGGCCGCGAGATCGTCTTCTGTGGCGACCTGGTGGAGGAGTCCGGAGAGCCGCAGGCGGGCCGGGACGCCCTGCCGCAGCGGTGGCCTGCCGCGCTGGACCGCCTGCTGGCCCTGGGCGGCGAGGACGCGCTGTACGTCCCCGGCCACGGCGCCGTGGTGGACGCCGCCTTCGTCCGCGCCCAGCGCGAGGCCCTGGCCACCCGCTTCGGCGTCGCCCCCGCCTCCTGA
- the hrcA gene encoding heat-inducible transcriptional repressor HrcA, producing MLSERRLEVLRAIVQDYVGTEEPVGSKALTERHRLGVSPATIRNDMAALEDEGYIAQPHTSAGRIPTDKGYRLFVDKLAGVKPLSSPERRAIQNFLDGAVDLDDVVGRTVRLLAQLTRQVAVVQYPSLTRSTVRHVELLALAPARLMLVLITDTGRVEQRLIDCQAPFAEGSLADLRARLNSRVVGRRFTDVPHLVQDLPESFEQDDRGTVSTVLSVLLETLVEETEERLMIGGTVNLTRFGHDFPLTIRPVLEALEEHVVMLKLLGEAKDSGMTVRIGHENAHEGLTSTSVVTVGYGSGDEAVAKLGVVGPTRMDYPGTMGAVRAVARYVGQILAES from the coding sequence ATGCTCAGTGAACGCAGGCTCGAAGTGCTGCGCGCCATCGTCCAGGACTATGTCGGGACCGAGGAGCCGGTCGGCTCCAAGGCGCTCACCGAGCGGCATCGGCTCGGGGTGTCCCCGGCCACGATCCGCAACGACATGGCAGCCCTGGAGGACGAGGGGTACATCGCCCAGCCGCACACCAGCGCCGGGCGGATCCCGACCGACAAGGGCTACCGCCTCTTCGTCGACAAGCTGGCCGGCGTCAAGCCGCTGTCCAGCCCCGAGCGGCGGGCGATCCAGAATTTCCTGGACGGTGCCGTCGACCTCGACGACGTGGTGGGCCGCACGGTCCGGCTGCTGGCGCAGCTGACCCGGCAGGTCGCGGTCGTGCAGTACCCGTCGCTGACCCGGTCCACGGTCCGGCACGTCGAGCTGCTGGCGCTCGCCCCGGCCCGCCTGATGCTCGTACTCATCACCGACACCGGACGGGTCGAGCAGCGGCTCATCGACTGCCAGGCCCCCTTTGCCGAGGGCTCCCTGGCGGACCTGCGGGCGCGGCTGAACAGCCGGGTGGTGGGCCGCCGTTTCACGGATGTGCCCCACTTGGTGCAGGATCTCCCGGAGTCCTTCGAGCAGGACGACCGCGGCACGGTCTCGACAGTGCTGTCGGTGTTGCTGGAGACTTTGGTGGAGGAGACCGAAGAACGGCTGATGATCGGCGGTACCGTCAATCTCACGCGCTTCGGACACGACTTCCCCCTGACCATCCGTCCGGTGCTTGAGGCGCTTGAGGAGCACGTGGTGATGCTCAAGCTCCTCGGCGAGGCCAAGGACTCGGGCATGACCGTACGCATCGGGCATGAGAATGCCCATGAGGGCCTGACGTCCACATCGGTCGTCACGGTCGGCTACGGTTCGGGCGACGAGGCAGTCGCCAAACTCGGCGTGGTCGGACCGACCCGCATGGACTACCCCGGAACGATGGGAGCGGTACGCGCAGTGGCACGTTACGTCGGACAAATCCTCGCGGAGTCGTAA
- the dnaJ gene encoding molecular chaperone DnaJ, whose amino-acid sequence MATDYYSVLGIGRDASQDQIKKAFRRLARELHPDVNPDPKTQERFKEINAAYEVLSDPQKKQVYDLGGDPLSQAGGGQGAGFGAGFGNFSDIMDAFFGTASQRGPRSRTRRGQDAMIRLDIELNEAAFGTTKDIQVDTAVVCTTCSGEGAAPGTSAQTCDMCRGRGEVSQVTRSFLGQVMTSRPCPQCQGFGTVVPTPCHECAGDGRIRSRRTLTVKIPAGVDNGTRIQLAGEGEVGPGGGPAGDLYVEIHELAHQVFQRRGDDLHCTVTIPMTAAALGTKCPLETLDGVEEIDVRPGTQSGQSIPLHQRGVTHLRGGGRGDLIVHVEVQTPTKLDPEQEELLRRLSKLRGEERPTGQFQPGQQGLFSRLKDAFNGR is encoded by the coding sequence GTGGCCACGGATTACTACTCGGTCCTCGGCATCGGCCGCGACGCCTCGCAGGACCAGATCAAGAAGGCTTTCCGGCGGCTGGCGCGCGAGCTGCACCCGGACGTGAACCCGGATCCCAAGACCCAGGAGCGGTTCAAGGAGATCAACGCCGCTTACGAGGTCCTGTCGGACCCGCAGAAGAAGCAGGTCTACGACCTCGGCGGGGACCCGCTCTCGCAGGCGGGCGGCGGCCAGGGCGCGGGCTTCGGCGCGGGCTTCGGCAACTTCTCCGACATCATGGACGCGTTCTTCGGCACCGCGTCGCAGCGCGGGCCGCGCTCGCGCACCCGCCGCGGCCAGGACGCCATGATCCGGCTCGACATCGAGCTGAACGAAGCGGCCTTCGGCACGACCAAGGACATCCAGGTCGACACCGCGGTCGTCTGCACCACCTGCAGTGGTGAGGGCGCGGCGCCGGGCACCTCGGCGCAGACCTGTGACATGTGCCGCGGCCGCGGTGAGGTCTCGCAGGTCACCCGGTCCTTCCTGGGCCAGGTCATGACCTCCCGCCCGTGCCCGCAGTGCCAGGGCTTCGGCACGGTCGTGCCGACCCCGTGCCACGAGTGCGCGGGCGACGGCCGGATCCGCTCCCGCCGCACGCTGACGGTCAAGATCCCGGCGGGGGTCGACAACGGCACCCGCATCCAGCTCGCCGGCGAGGGCGAGGTCGGCCCCGGTGGCGGCCCGGCCGGCGACCTCTACGTCGAGATCCACGAGCTGGCGCACCAGGTCTTCCAGCGGCGTGGCGACGATCTGCACTGCACGGTCACCATCCCGATGACGGCGGCGGCGCTGGGCACGAAGTGTCCGCTGGAGACGCTCGACGGGGTGGAGGAGATCGACGTCCGGCCCGGCACCCAGTCCGGCCAGTCGATCCCGCTGCACCAGCGCGGGGTGACCCATCTGCGGGGCGGTGGCCGCGGCGACCTGATCGTCCACGTCGAGGTGCAGACGCCCACCAAGCTCGACCCCGAGCAGGAGGAGCTGCTGCGCAGGCTCTCCAAGCTCCGCGGCGAGGAACGCCCCACGGGGCAGTTCCAGCCGGGGCAGCAGGGGCTGTTCTCGCGGCTGAAGGATGCCTTCAACGGGCGGTAG